From one Triticum urartu cultivar G1812 chromosome 3, Tu2.1, whole genome shotgun sequence genomic stretch:
- the LOC125543614 gene encoding phospholipase A1 PLIP3, chloroplastic-like, whose protein sequence is MDPLRFLGGVRPAAPPQPPVAPPPAQRQQQQQTRAAMPRLWPRGERRGAGASGEARGDEAGTRPEAEERRQGNQQTRTAMPRLWPRGERPGAGAVRGEEAGTRPDVEDRRQGNWVLQMLRVQPRWADQADAEAAGGGRGRGGQEDEAPDVSGAERCASCGGGDEEKEGCAVGADEGGGEVFDRASFSRLLRKVSIEDAKEYSRMSYLCNIAYMIPKIQPKCLRRYSLQFVTTSVQEKDRANPDRKQEQSTEKGESPDKKPRVVKNAALGSKEEEGNGPAINPFGAYQVMSSAASYLHSRAMGINPFGSRTNGKNDPATIMAIVSGENSEGLTLDEASFVATTNSVTSMVAAKEETRQAVADDLNSSRSCPSEWFICDDDQGSTRYFVVQGSETIASWQANLLFEPVKFEGLDVLVHRGIYEAAKGMYHQMLPYVRSHLRNYGKSAELRFTGHSLGGSLALLVNLMLLMRGEAPAASLLPVITFGAPCIMCGGDHLLRKLGLPKSHVQSITMHRDIVPRVFSCNYPDHVANILKLANGNFRSHPCLTNQKLLYAPMGEVLILQPDKRLSPHHHLLPQDSGIYYLGDSAGISLKLLQSAVSAFFNSPHPLEILKDGGAYGPKGTVYRDHDVNSYLRSVRGVVRKEVRRLREAERERWQLLLWWPLAVHGVLATGIGGWGRYGELADAVARGGKEAARQAQQHARILALFLLPVKLLVLGALLAVRLR, encoded by the exons ATGGACCCGCTGAGGTTTCTGGGCGGCGTCCgacccgccgcgccgccgcagcccccggtggcgccgccgccagcgcagcggcagcagcagcagcagacgcGCGCCGCCATGCCGCGCCTGTGGCCGCGCGGTGAGAGGAGGGGCGCCGGCGCGAGCGGAGAGGCTCGCGGCGATGAGGCGGGGACGAGGCCCGAGGCGGAGGAGCGGAGGCAGGGCAATCAGCAGACGCGCACCGCCATGCCGCGCCTGTGGCCGCGCGGCGAGAGGCCGGGCGCCGGCGCGGTTCGCGGCGAGGAGGCGGGTACGAGGCCCGACGTGGAGGACCGGAGGCAGGGCAACTGGGTGCTGCAGATGCTGCGGGTGCAACCGAGGTGGGCGGATCAGGCGGACGCCGAGGCGGCCGGCGGTGGCCGGGGACGCGGAGGGCAGGAAGACGaggcgccggacgtgtccggggCCGAGAGGTGCGCGTCGTGCGGTGGCGGGGACGAGGAGAAGGAAGGCTGCGCCGTGGGGGCGGACGAGGGCGGCGGCGAGGTGTTCGACCGCGCGTCCTTCTCGAGGCTCCTTCGGAAGGTGTCGATCGAGGACGCCAAGGAGTACTCCAGAATGTCCTACCTCTGCAACATCGCCTACATGATCCCCAAAATTCAG CCAAAATGTCTCCGCCGGTACAGTTTACAGTTTGTGACAACATCAGTGCAAGAGAAGGACAGAGCTAATCCTGATAGGAAGCAGGAGCAGAGCACTGAGAAAGGTGAATCTCCAGATAAAAAACCTCGAGTTGTCAAGAATGCTGCGTTGgggagcaaggaggaagaaggaaacGGCCCGGCGATAAACCCTTTTGGTGCATACCAAGTCATGTCATCTGCTGCCTCATATTTACATTCCCGGGCCATGGGCATCAATCCCTTTGGTTCCAGGACTAATGGTAAGAATGATCCAGCAACCATCATGGCCATTGTGAGTGGTGAGAACAGTGAAGGTTTAACCTTGGACGAAGCCTCATTTGTGGCCACAACAAATTCAGTAACTTCCATGGTTGCTGCCAAGGAAGAAACAAGACAAGCTGTTGCAGATGATCTGAATTCTTCAAGGTCCTGTCCCTCTGAATGGTTTATTTGCGATGATGACCAAGGCAGCACAAGATACTTCGTAGTTCAG GGCTCGGAGACGATAGCTTCTTGGCAGGCCAACCTACTATTTGAGCCAGTCAAATTTGAG GGACTCGATGTACTTGTTCACAGGGGAATATACGAAGCTGCCAAAGGGATGTATCACCAAATGCTGCCGTATGTCAGATCACACTTGAGAAATTATGGTAAATCCGCAGAATTGCGATTCACTGGCCATTCTCTTGGTGGGAGTCTGGCTTTGCTTGTGAATCTAATGCTACTGATGAGAGGAGAGGCACCTGCTGCATCATTGTTGCCTGTCATAACATTCGGTGCCCCATGCATCATGTGTGGCGGTGACCACTTACTCCGTAAACTTGGGCTGCCGAAGAGTCATGTGCAATCAATCACAATGCATCGGGATATTGTTCCTCGAGTATTCTCGTGCAATTATCCTGACCATGTCGCCAACATTCTGAAGCTCGCCAATGGAAATTTCCGCAGTCACCCATGCCTTACAAACCAG AAACTCTTGTATGCCCCAATGGGGGAAGTCCTCATCTTGCAGCCGGACAAGAGGCTCTCCCcgcaccaccacctcctcccacAGGACAGTGGCATCTACTACCTGGGCGATTCAGCAGGCATCTCCCTGAAGCTGCTCCAATCGGCCGTGTCGGCCTTCTTCAACTCCCCGCACCCGTTGGAGATCCTCAAGGACGGCGGCGCCTACGGCCCCAAGGGCACGGTGTACCGCGACCACGACGTGAACTCGTACCTGCGGTCGGTCCGCGGCGTGGTGCGCAAGGAGGTGCGTCGCCTCCGGGAGGCGGAGCGGGAGCGGTGGCAGCTCCTCCTGTGGTGGCCGCTGGCCGTGCACGGCGTGCTGGCCACCGGCATTGGCGGGTGGGGAAGGTACGGCGAGCTGGCGGACGCGGTGGCGCGGGGAGGGAAGGAGGCGGCGAGGCAGGCCCAGCAGCACGCCCGGATTCTGGCGCTGTTCCTGCTGCCGGTGAAGCTGCTCGTGCTCGGGGCTCTCCTGGCCGTTAGACTGAGGtga